TGTTGTAGTGGACTTAGTGGGCCGGGAGCGCTCGCTCCTTCAGTTTCAGACGGGTTGATCAGAATTGGATTAATCAGTCTTTGCAGTTGTTGGTTAAGCGCTTGCATTCTCTCCAGAGAAGACAATTCATGTTGCTCTTGATTTTCAAGGATAAATTTCTGCCGTTCATATTCAAAGTAAAGAATAAAAAAAAGATTGTATGTTAACCAGAGATGTTGCTCACTGCCACTATCCAAGTTTGCCATGTAGGCTTCCAACTTTTCGATATAGTTGTCGGGAAAAAATGTCATAAGGTGGTCAAGCAAATCACGCTCACCCATAAATTCAGCTGCCAGAACAGCCCAGATAAATGAAAAAATAGCATCAGGATTGTTCTCAAAGTCGAAGGTACAATGTGACAATTTGTCTTTCAGGGGGCCTTCATGCTCCTTAAATCGAGCCTTGATAGTGTAAAGAAATGATGTGGTAGAAATGTTTTTATTTTTATAACTCCCTGCTTCTTTAGATAGTGATGTTATAGTGTCAAGTATTGATGGATTGGAAAAAGATCCCAACAGGAAAAACAATGGTGATCCTGTCTGCATTAAAGCGGGAAACTGGCTGACCAGGTTTATCCATAATTGCAAATGTTTTGACGTTAAGATCGCAGTTATGCTATCGCCAAAGAGTTTATCTTTTAGCTCCTGGGCAGGGTTTGGGTTTGGAGATGGATTTTGTGTTTCTTGATTGGAACCTAGGGGATTTATTATTATCAAACTTGCGTCTAATACATCAAACATACTCTGTTCAAGTTCCTTCTTCAGGTAACGTGCAGGTTCTTCAGGTTTTTGATAATCGTTATGTTCCCCCTTGAGGAATTTTTCGCAATGTAAGTTGATCATTTCTGCTTTCTCCATAGTCCCCTCAAAGTTGGCATTATTTTCAACAGATTTTTGATCATATTGTCTATCAGCTTTACCAGTAGCTATGTTATCTTTTACTGTTTTCTTGATGTTTAACTTTTCTCTTTGTATTTCTTTTCTTAAAATATCGAACGATTTCGGAAATTCAGTTGGAGTCTGTTGTTCAGGCTGCTCTGGTAATAAAGTTAGCATTGCAAATTCTGTGCTTTGTGTATCAGAATATTCTGAATTGGTTGCACCAGAATGTGGTTTTTTCTTTTTCTTTTTCTTTTTCTTTTTCTTTTTTTCCGTTTTTTCCGTTTCTTCCGTTTCTTCCTCATACTCTTTCGGGTTATCTTGAACTTCGTTGACATAAGTTGGTGTTGTCTGGGGTGTCTGGGGTGTCTGGGGTGTCTGGGGTGATTGTACAATCATCTCCGGGTCCGTTTGAGTACCCATATGATGTTCAGGAGGCAAGGTTTGACTTTCTGCATGAGCATGACGCTGGCTCGAATTAGTTTGTGTCTCCCGAGTGATCTGTTCAGGTTTGGGGGGTAATGCCTTCTGTGGCTGGCTTGCCTTGATTTTTTTAGCCAGCTCTTCATTTGTCGTAGCCAGCTTTTCATTTGTCGTAGCCAGCTCTTCATTTTTCTTAGCCAGCTCTTCATTTTCCGTAGCCAGCGCATTCGTCTCGCCCGTCTTTTTTTCCAGTTGTGCAGTGGTTTTTTGCAGTTCCTCCTTCAGTTGATCAATTGTGTTCTGTTGGCTCGAAACTTGCTTTTGTTGTTTTTGTAACTGACCGGAAAGATGATTATTTTCAGCTTGTAATGTTCGATTTTCACGGGTTGGTTTAGAGTTTGTTCCGGAAGATTGATCATACCAATAGTTTCGCTGTGGTATGAATTGGTGTGAAACAGAGTTGGCGGTGGAGGGCTTGGAAAAATGCCCTTGGCCGCCAGGTGCCACCAAACCAGTAACTGGTAACATCGGGTAATAATAAGTAGCTTGAGGCGCCACGAAAGGAGTCGCCGGAAGTGTCGGCGGAGTGTTTGGCCAGTAGGTATACTGAAGGGGGGTATTAGAGTATCGATGTAAACGTGGAAGAAAATAGCGCAGGCCATCAATTTCCAGACTGTATTGTTGTTGGTGATGCTGACCATGTGCTGCTATCTCTATGTCCAACCCATGAGCATTGCCCGAATTATCCCTAACAATGAGCCTTGCACGTTGCCCCCAAGTGTGAATGAAACAATCAGACGGCAGTTGCAGCATATTATTGTTGACTGATATACCAAAGTTGCTTGTAAGGTATTGCAGACTATAGGCGTTAAGGTATGAACACGAGAAATATGCTGAAAAAAATAGCAAAAAGCGAAGTGTCATATTTTTTACCATTCTGAACATTTTTCTGAACATTTTTGTCTGGGTTTTTTGGCAACATTCTTACGACGTATCTCAGTATTACTTTTTGTCCGATTGGTTGTCAGAGACGCCCATGTGCTGCGAGAGCAAAAAACATAGTTTAGAATTCGTCCGATCTAAAATAGTTGTTTTTTTGGTTATGTCCATCCATGGAATGCCGGTTATGCATGCAGGGGCAAGACAACAAAACAACAAAACAGGAGAACGACTGTTATCTTTCGGGTAATTCAGACAAAATAGCCCGAACAAAATTCTGTACTAACTTTTCAGGAACCTCCATGCAACGCTTATGCAATAAACGGATTGTCCTCGGCGTGACCGGTGGGATTGCCGCCTATAAAAGTGCTGAGCTGATCAGGTCACTCACCAGGCTGGGTGCAGATGTCAGAGTTGTTATGACGAAAGCAGCCTGTGAGTTCATCACTCCGCTGACACTTCAGGCGCTGTCTCATAACCCGGTACACCTCGACCTGCTGGATACTCGTGCAGAAGCGGCCATGGGGCATATTGAACTGGCGAAATGGGCGGATATTGTTCTTGTTGCCCCGGCAACGGCTGATTTCATTGCCCGTCTTGCCGGTGGTCAGGCCGATGACCTGCTCACTACGTTGTGTCTGGCAACAGGCGCGCCAATCTGTCTGGCGCCTGCCATGAACCAGGGTATGTGGCGTGATGAGACCACGCAGGAAAACGTTGCAAAGCTGGCGAGCAAAGGGCTGAAAATGTTTGGCCCGGCTGATGGCAGTCAGGCCTGCGGTGACGTGGGACCAGGTCGTATGCTGGACCCTGACGAAATCGCTGTGCATACCGCTGAAATGTTTACTCACGATATTTTCACGGGGCAGAATGTCCTGATTACAGCAGGTCCCACCCGGGAAGACATTGATCCGGTTCGATATATTTCCAACCATAGTTCAGGAAAAATGGCCTATGCACTGGCTGAAGCCGCTGTGGAAGCGGGTGCCAGAGTGACAATGGTCAGTGGTCCGGTGACCCTCGACAAGCCTGACCGTGTGAAAGTGGTTGATGTGATCAGTGCCCGTGAAATGCACGATGCCGTTATGGACAACATTGACGACATTGATCTGTTCATTGGTTGTGCTGCCGTGAGTGATTATCGTCCGGTTGAAATCCTGAAAGACAAGATTAAGAAAGACCCCGGCAACTCTGAAGAAATTCTGGAGCTCAAGCTGGTGCGTAATCCGGATATCGTTGCGTCTGTCGCGGCGCGGGAGAATGCTCCGTTTGTTATTGGGTTTGCGGCTGAAACCAGCCATGTCATCGAATATGCGACCAGCAAAATGCAGAAGAAAAAGCTGAATATGATTGTCGCCAATGACGTTTCGGATCAATCCATTGGTTTTTCCAGTGATAGCAATGAAGTGACCATGCTGGCTGAAGGTATGCAAACCGCGCTCCCGAAAGCATCCAAAAAAGTGCTGGCCCGTAAGATTTTGAATGTAGCCTCTCGTGGCTACCATCAGTGGAAAAGTCATCAGTGGAAAGAAGAGCAGGAATCATGAGATCCATCAAAACCCGTATTCTGGATAACCGTCTGGGCAACGAATTCCCACTGCCTGCCCATGCGACCGATGGGTCTGCAGGCATTGATTTGCGTGTCTGTGTCGATGAAGCCATCACACTGGAACCGGGTCAGACTGAACTGCTGCCGACTGGTATGGCGATTCATATTGAAGACCCTTCTCTGGCAGCCATGATTCTGCCTCGCTCCGGTTTGGGTCACAAACACGGCATTGTACTGGGTAACCTGATTGGTCTGATTGACTCTGATTACCAGGGACAGTTAATGGTCTCTTGCTGGAACCGTGGCAATACCACTTTTACCGTTGAGCCGGGCGAGCGTATTGCCCAGCTGGTGCTGGTGCCTGTGGTACAGGCAGAACTGGATATTGTTGACAGTTTCGAAGAAAGTGATCGCGGTGCCGGTGGCTTTGGACATACCGGTAAACACTGATCAGATGTGAATGAATAATCGCTTTTGGTTAAACAATATTGGTTTTAAGTCTTGTACTATGACCGTCGAAATGAATAATTATGCTTTCTTTTTTTGACTGGTGATTCAGACAACCATCAGTGATTCTAAAAATAAGGTACAAACAGTACCGGAGAAGTAATGGAAAAGACGACCATGTCCACAAACGTGGATTTTCAGGACAGGGCGTTGGTGCTGACTGAAGCACTGCCTTACCTCCAGCGTTATGCTGGCAAAACCATTGTCGTTAAATACGGCGGCAATGCGATGGAAAATGATGAGCTGAAGCGCAGCTTTGCCCGCAGTGTGGTGCTGCTGAAAGCGGTTGGTATCAACCCGGTTGTGGTACATGGTGGTGGACCTCAGATAGGTGAAATGCTGAACAGGCTGAATCTCGAAAGCCGGTTTGTTCAGGGTATGCGAGTGACCGATTCCAGCACCATGGACGTTGTCCAGATGGTGCTGGGAGGACTGGTCAACAAGGAAATTGTTACCCTGATCAACAGTAGCGGTGGCAGAGCCGTAGGGATTACCGGAAAAGACGGTCGTTTCATACGAGCCAAACGTCTTAAGGTCACCCACAAAACTCCGGAAATGACGGCACCTGAGATTATTGATATTGGACAGGTCGGTGAGGTGGAGTCGGTAGATACCAGCATTGTTGAAATGCTGCAGGACTCTGACTTCATTCCCGTTATCGCTCCCATTGGAGTCGATGACAGCGGCGCGTCTTACAATATTAATGCTGATCTGGTGGCCGGTAAGCTGGCAGAAGCCTTGCAGGCTGAAAAACTGCTGCTGCTGACCAACACCCCGGGATTGCTAAGCAAGGATGGCGAGTTGCTAACCGGTCTGAATGCTGAACAGGTTCAGACCCTGATTGATGATGGCACCATTTATGGTGGCATGTTGCCCAAAATTCAGTGCGCCCTGAGCGCTGTCGGTAATGGGGTTAACACAGCACTGATTATTGACGGGCGGGTGCCCCATGTATTGTTGCTGGAACTGTTAACCGATCGGGGGGTTGGTACCCTGATTACCGGAGAACATGTGGAGACGGTATCTGGCTGTAATGGTTAAACCACAGAAAATTTCTCGCAAAGATCAAATCCTGCAGGCTCTGGCGCATATGCTGGAAACATCACCAGGTGTTCGAATCACGACTTCTGCACTGGCCAAGGAAGTTGGCGTATCGGAAGCGGCGCTTTACCGGCACTTTCCCAGTAAGGCGAAAATGTTCGAAGGATTGATCGAGTTTATAGAAGAAACCCTGTTTTCCCGCATTGCACTGATTCTGGACGATGAGCCGGAGGCCCTGAAGCGTTGCGAGAAAATTCTGACATTGCTGTTAACGTTCTGCGAGCGTAACCCGGGGCTGACCCGCATCATTAACGGTGATGCGCTGGCAGGAGAGCCTGACCGTCTGCGACACCGTATGATCCAGCTGTTTGACCGTCTGGAAACCCAGATCAAACAGATTCTGCGGGAAGCGGAACTCAATGAAGGTCTGCGCACCCGTTCAACCGTTGGAACAACATCCAACATGATTCTGGCACTGGCAGAAGGACGCATCGGTCAGTTTGTACGCAGCGAATTTAAACGCAAGCCTACCGAGCTGTGGCAGGATCAGTGGCGGGATGTGTCTGCTGTTGTATTCCGGTAAACGTATCTTGCCTGTGTCGTCTTGAAAAAGCCCCGTGTGGGCTTTTTCTGTATCCGGACACTGAACATTTCAGCCTGTTTCCTGTCGGTGACTGGAAACATTTACATATCGAGCCCTGTTTTATTCCCCCCGATAATGAAGCCTGAATAAAATCAACAGGGGAAAGGTATGAAGAAGTCTCTGCTGGCTGTAAGTATCAGCGTATTGCTGGCCAGTTGTGTTTCAACACCGGAACAGTCAGCACCCGGAAATACACCATCAAACGGACAGGTTAAAGACTGGGTGGAAGTGGCGGGTGCTTTGGGAGAGCAGGAAAGCCGGTTAGCCTGTAACAATGAGTCAGGTTCAAAAGCCCACTCGGCGTTTTGTGATCTGCGCATTTTCCATATTATGACCGAAGCGTTTATCGACGGTGATGCTGATAAAGGCTTTGGCGATGGTTATGGTACCAGTCACCATCGCGGTGATCTGGCGGGGGTTACCCAGTCGCTGGATTACATCAAGGCATCTGGTTTCAATGCCATCTGGCTGACGCCGATTTTCCATAGTGTCCCCATGGATGGTCAGGATGTCTGGGCGGATAAACTGGATGCAACGGGTTATTACGCCAGTCATTTCTTTGAGATTGATCCCCGTTTTGGTTCTATGGACGACGTTCGTCATCTGGTTGAAGAGGCTCATGCCAGAGGATTGTACGTTTTCTTTGATGGTGTTTTCGGGCATTTCAAAAACAATGCCAGCGACTACCCTTCTCCTTCCGGACACAAACTCTCAAAAGGTGGAGAGCCACAAACCAGTATCGGTCGTCAGGCCATCTACCCACAGGATCTGGATTTCTTTAAAGAAGTGGCAACCTATTGGATTAAAGAGCTGAAGATCGATGGCTGGCGACTGGATCAGGCCTATCAGGTGCCAGTAGAATTCTGGCCTGAACTGCGAGCTGCGGTTGAAGAGGCTTCCCGGTCAGTGACCTATGAAAATAACGAAGGCGAAATGGTTCATCCGTTAGGCTATATGGTGGCGGAGATCTGGAATGATGCCGGTTATATTACTGAAACCGGCTATGGCACCGATGAAACGCCTGCTCTTTATTCAGCCTTTGATTTTCCGGTGAGAACCGCTGTCGTGCAAACCTTTGGCAGCGACAAGGAAGGTAACCATGGTCGTCCCGCGACCCATCTGGCCAATGCCATGGAGATGTCGGTTAACTATCCGGATCACGCCATGCCAAACCTGATGCTCAGTACCCACGATGTTCCCCGATTTGGCAATTTGCTGAAACGTGCGCAGCTTACAGATTACGGCTCTGAAGAATACTGGGCTCGTCATCGGGCGGCCATGAGCTTTATGGCTGCGTATTCAGGCCCACTGACGCTACTGTATAACGAAGAAACGGGGGCTCGTACGGAAGGGTTTATTCAGCCTGTTGATGACGACATTTGTGCCATGAAAGGTTTGTGTGATGATCATGTAGGGCGGATTTCAGGGCGTAATGATGCCTCGGAACTCTCTGAAGACGAAGCGGCTTTGCGACATTACTTTAATCAGTTAATGCAACTTCGTAATGACTACCCTGCATTATCCAGAGGTGCCAGAACCCATATTCACTCCGATGACCGGATTTATATGGATCGCAAGGATCTGGACGACAGCCATCTTCTATATATTGTGAATGCCAGTGCTGATGATGTGCTGTTGAGAGTGAATGGTTCTGCGATTGGCAGCAGCGGCTCTCTGGTGGATCTGATGCATGATACAGAGGTGGTTGATGAACAGGGCATTTATACCATTCGGCTGAAAGGCTTCGAGAGTCGCTTCCTGAATATCGAATCAGCCACCGATATTCAAACCGCTGATGGGCAGGTGTCGATGATAGCCGATGATATGGCTCGCTGTGATATGCCCGATGCTCAAGGTAAAGGCCCTCTGGGTAAAGACATGTGGGTTCGGGGAAGCTACCGGGGAGGGAATAATTTTCTTGCCACGCCGGACAGTCGAAGATTTCGCTATAAGGGAGGCAACCTGTATCAGGTCGTCGTGAACGAGCCACGTTCTACAGCCTTTTCGTTTAAGTTTGCCAGCGACAACTGGAGTCCGGAGATGGCAGTGAGCCGTTCGGCACCGGTGCAGCTGGGAACCATTCAGGATATGGCTACAGCATCTGGCTATGGCACGGAGTCCAGTATTGTGATTCCGGAAGCGGGTGAATACGTTTATAGTTTCAGAATTGATCAGGCTGGTCGTGGTGGAAGTCTGTATGTAGGGCGCTGTCAGTAAAAAGGTCAGTGTCGTTAGAGTGCTCACTGGAAAGGCTTCCTGTGTCGTACAGGAAGCCTTTCTCCGTCTGGATTACTCTACACCGTACTGCTCACGGTAAGCGCGAATAGCCGGAGCAAACTGCTTGAACGCTTCTGTGCCTTCTACGTAGGTCAGAAGGTCTTTGAGTTTGATAATACTGACAACCGGAATGCCGAAGTCGCGCTCCACTTCCTGAATCGCAGACAGTTCACCCTGCCCTTTTTCCTGACGATCCAGTGCTATCATTACAGCGGCAGGACTCGCATCTGATGGCGCAATGATCTGCATGACTTCACGCACAGCGGTTCCTGCACTGATGACGTCATCGACAATGATCGCACGGCCTTCCAGAGCAGCACCTACAATATTGCCGCCTTCGCCGTGATCTTTCACTTCTTTACGGTTGAAGCACCAGGGGACATTACGCCCATGTTGTTCAGACAATGCTACTGC
Above is a window of Endozoicomonas montiporae CL-33 DNA encoding:
- a CDS encoding coiled-coil domain-containing protein, with product MLQLPSDCFIHTWGQRARLIVRDNSGNAHGLDIEIAAHGQHHQQQYSLEIDGLRYFLPRLHRYSNTPLQYTYWPNTPPTLPATPFVAPQATYYYPMLPVTGLVAPGGQGHFSKPSTANSVSHQFIPQRNYWYDQSSGTNSKPTRENRTLQAENNHLSGQLQKQQKQVSSQQNTIDQLKEELQKTTAQLEKKTGETNALATENEELAKKNEELATTNEKLATTNEELAKKIKASQPQKALPPKPEQITRETQTNSSQRHAHAESQTLPPEHHMGTQTDPEMIVQSPQTPQTPQTPQTTPTYVNEVQDNPKEYEEETEETEKTEKKKKKKKKKKKKPHSGATNSEYSDTQSTEFAMLTLLPEQPEQQTPTEFPKSFDILRKEIQREKLNIKKTVKDNIATGKADRQYDQKSVENNANFEGTMEKAEMINLHCEKFLKGEHNDYQKPEEPARYLKKELEQSMFDVLDASLIIINPLGSNQETQNPSPNPNPAQELKDKLFGDSITAILTSKHLQLWINLVSQFPALMQTGSPLFFLLGSFSNPSILDTITSLSKEAGSYKNKNISTTSFLYTIKARFKEHEGPLKDKLSHCTFDFENNPDAIFSFIWAVLAAEFMGERDLLDHLMTFFPDNYIEKLEAYMANLDSGSEQHLWLTYNLFFILYFEYERQKFILENQEQHELSSLERMQALNQQLQRLINPILINPSETEGASAPGPLSPLQQVSTDSALYQQWLSDCSVISSMLENLHANNQPNLPHYNAAPLSLLSMLMMELDNANNPLDPGREYADNATKSLAQSLKFQYETFGNLFDLLSSLAREENTVSSEEESTQVSANAFLHELLNNVNNVNNPDIQHLLTALNQNGIDPRTVTVNQMISHLRSFRDHYRGAESEIVNSIRLFLKSLACYLRRPIMLILPPSETTGRHSVYRISADPNQTKAESVEDGQDLNDYERSEPTLILSYQRLENENRHVWHRFTRPGQNPLLSNSQHRQSTTVGSGQDSYPGGAASAFSSSNGQPNSTGRPEQPINPDDDASTSPYSNNGLPATFLPQKPF
- the coaBC gene encoding bifunctional phosphopantothenoylcysteine decarboxylase/phosphopantothenate--cysteine ligase CoaBC is translated as MQRLCNKRIVLGVTGGIAAYKSAELIRSLTRLGADVRVVMTKAACEFITPLTLQALSHNPVHLDLLDTRAEAAMGHIELAKWADIVLVAPATADFIARLAGGQADDLLTTLCLATGAPICLAPAMNQGMWRDETTQENVAKLASKGLKMFGPADGSQACGDVGPGRMLDPDEIAVHTAEMFTHDIFTGQNVLITAGPTREDIDPVRYISNHSSGKMAYALAEAAVEAGARVTMVSGPVTLDKPDRVKVVDVISAREMHDAVMDNIDDIDLFIGCAAVSDYRPVEILKDKIKKDPGNSEEILELKLVRNPDIVASVAARENAPFVIGFAAETSHVIEYATSKMQKKKLNMIVANDVSDQSIGFSSDSNEVTMLAEGMQTALPKASKKVLARKILNVASRGYHQWKSHQWKEEQES
- the dut gene encoding dUTP diphosphatase, giving the protein MRSIKTRILDNRLGNEFPLPAHATDGSAGIDLRVCVDEAITLEPGQTELLPTGMAIHIEDPSLAAMILPRSGLGHKHGIVLGNLIGLIDSDYQGQLMVSCWNRGNTTFTVEPGERIAQLVLVPVVQAELDIVDSFEESDRGAGGFGHTGKH
- the argB gene encoding acetylglutamate kinase is translated as MEKTTMSTNVDFQDRALVLTEALPYLQRYAGKTIVVKYGGNAMENDELKRSFARSVVLLKAVGINPVVVHGGGPQIGEMLNRLNLESRFVQGMRVTDSSTMDVVQMVLGGLVNKEIVTLINSSGGRAVGITGKDGRFIRAKRLKVTHKTPEMTAPEIIDIGQVGEVESVDTSIVEMLQDSDFIPVIAPIGVDDSGASYNINADLVAGKLAEALQAEKLLLLTNTPGLLSKDGELLTGLNAEQVQTLIDDGTIYGGMLPKIQCALSAVGNGVNTALIIDGRVPHVLLLELLTDRGVGTLITGEHVETVSGCNG
- the slmA gene encoding nucleoid occlusion factor SlmA, with translation MVKPQKISRKDQILQALAHMLETSPGVRITTSALAKEVGVSEAALYRHFPSKAKMFEGLIEFIEETLFSRIALILDDEPEALKRCEKILTLLLTFCERNPGLTRIINGDALAGEPDRLRHRMIQLFDRLETQIKQILREAELNEGLRTRSTVGTTSNMILALAEGRIGQFVRSEFKRKPTELWQDQWRDVSAVVFR
- a CDS encoding alpha-amylase family glycosyl hydrolase; its protein translation is MKKSLLAVSISVLLASCVSTPEQSAPGNTPSNGQVKDWVEVAGALGEQESRLACNNESGSKAHSAFCDLRIFHIMTEAFIDGDADKGFGDGYGTSHHRGDLAGVTQSLDYIKASGFNAIWLTPIFHSVPMDGQDVWADKLDATGYYASHFFEIDPRFGSMDDVRHLVEEAHARGLYVFFDGVFGHFKNNASDYPSPSGHKLSKGGEPQTSIGRQAIYPQDLDFFKEVATYWIKELKIDGWRLDQAYQVPVEFWPELRAAVEEASRSVTYENNEGEMVHPLGYMVAEIWNDAGYITETGYGTDETPALYSAFDFPVRTAVVQTFGSDKEGNHGRPATHLANAMEMSVNYPDHAMPNLMLSTHDVPRFGNLLKRAQLTDYGSEEYWARHRAAMSFMAAYSGPLTLLYNEETGARTEGFIQPVDDDICAMKGLCDDHVGRISGRNDASELSEDEAALRHYFNQLMQLRNDYPALSRGARTHIHSDDRIYMDRKDLDDSHLLYIVNASADDVLLRVNGSAIGSSGSLVDLMHDTEVVDEQGIYTIRLKGFESRFLNIESATDIQTADGQVSMIADDMARCDMPDAQGKGPLGKDMWVRGSYRGGNNFLATPDSRRFRYKGGNLYQVVVNEPRSTAFSFKFASDNWSPEMAVSRSAPVQLGTIQDMATASGYGTESSIVIPEAGEYVYSFRIDQAGRGGSLYVGRCQ
- the pyrE gene encoding orotate phosphoribosyltransferase — translated: MFDYQREFIEFALEQEVIRFGEFTLKSGRKSPYFFNAGLFNTGEAMSKLGKFYAQALVNSGIEFDILFGPAYKGIPLATATAVALSEQHGRNVPWCFNRKEVKDHGEGGNIVGAALEGRAIIVDDVISAGTAVREVMQIIAPSDASPAAVMIALDRQEKGQGELSAIQEVERDFGIPVVSIIKLKDLLTYVEGTEAFKQFAPAIRAYREQYGVE